Proteins found in one Saccharopolyspora phatthalungensis genomic segment:
- a CDS encoding nitrilase-related carbon-nitrogen hydrolase produces MSNIVRAALVQAKWTGDTASMVDQHEKHARAAADQGAGIIGFQEVFNAPYFCQVQESEHYRWAEPVPDGPTTQRMCALARELGMVIVVPVYEIDGPGFYYNTAAVIDADGSYLGKYRKHHLPHLPGFWEKYYFRPGNLGWPVFNTAVGRVGVYICYDRHFPEGWRALGLAGAQLVYNPSATSRGLSSYLWKLEQPAAAVANEYFIAAINRVGVEEYGDNDFYGTSYFVDPYGQFVGEPASDADEELVVRDLDFDVIDEVRRKWAFYRDRRPDAYRPLIEP; encoded by the coding sequence ATGTCCAACATCGTTCGTGCGGCGCTGGTCCAGGCGAAGTGGACCGGCGACACCGCCTCGATGGTCGACCAGCACGAGAAGCACGCCCGCGCGGCGGCGGACCAGGGCGCCGGAATCATCGGTTTCCAGGAGGTCTTCAACGCGCCGTACTTCTGCCAGGTGCAGGAGTCCGAGCACTACCGCTGGGCCGAACCGGTGCCGGACGGGCCGACCACGCAACGGATGTGCGCGCTGGCGCGGGAGCTCGGGATGGTGATCGTCGTTCCGGTCTACGAGATCGACGGCCCCGGCTTCTACTACAACACCGCCGCCGTGATCGACGCCGACGGCAGTTACCTCGGCAAGTACCGCAAGCACCACCTGCCGCACCTGCCGGGGTTCTGGGAGAAGTACTACTTCCGGCCCGGCAACCTCGGCTGGCCGGTGTTCAACACCGCCGTCGGCCGGGTCGGCGTGTACATCTGCTACGACCGGCACTTCCCGGAAGGCTGGCGGGCGCTCGGGCTGGCCGGCGCGCAGCTGGTCTACAACCCGTCGGCGACCAGCCGAGGGCTCTCGTCCTACCTGTGGAAGCTGGAGCAGCCCGCCGCGGCGGTGGCCAACGAGTACTTCATCGCGGCGATCAACCGGGTCGGTGTCGAGGAGTACGGCGACAACGACTTCTACGGCACGAGCTACTTCGTCGACCCGTACGGGCAGTTCGTCGGCGAACCCGCCAGCGACGCCGACGAGGAACTCGTGGTGCGCGATCTGGACTTCGACGTGATCGACGAGGTCCGCCGGAAGTGGGCGTTCTACCGCGACCGCCGCCCCGACGCCTACCGCCCGCTGATCGAGCCGTGA
- a CDS encoding B12-binding domain-containing radical SAM protein: MGIAYLAGVLEQRGHHVVQHYGHIDGVEHILKRHGGEDVDRSLRTVRDPAASILDRHDARMVFEKASASVSSAAEAFVVERNNVRYDSRHFKGRVGELRWALEHREEHVFYDYFIEVELPRIQAAAPDVVGISVADERQLVSACVLATLVREQAPQVRLIMGGNYWARTLDAYRDPEFAALFDHWDAIVYAEGFQPVVDLAEGADTATVPGVVWRDRDRVRVNPRIPTPADYEDLPTPVFDVGIRQWSPDFVPPLYTMSNCPMRCGFCSISAGSDTFLHKPRIMSERRVAEHIAALGVARVDFVDEYLPITRQLKIGRELARIGHAATWQCYLTASDQLLKPYVCQTLFEAGCRAVQLGLESLDPATLRQEAKPWNHPRNYGRILKNLSDAGIQVHVFIIVGAPGEPINRSLHWLSFLEEFGDHILTIKSGRYRLTRRAPDEHAATNQQLAGIEVPGGDTQTLNLNRDQYRYTTHGLSRKRVEAMRDLLEEACRRHWAYQITSTLPWWINRGRYTLPQLRAAADLLRDHRASEPSIPASHLKRGLSKITTAVHDELGLRIAPTSYEDVRDLAAQLRARDETSSEPQRV, translated from the coding sequence ATGGGCATTGCCTATCTCGCCGGCGTGTTGGAACAACGCGGCCATCACGTGGTGCAGCACTACGGCCATATCGATGGGGTCGAGCACATTCTCAAACGTCACGGCGGCGAGGATGTCGACCGATCGTTGCGCACGGTCCGCGATCCGGCTGCCTCGATCCTGGATCGGCACGACGCACGCATGGTCTTCGAAAAAGCCTCGGCGAGCGTGTCCTCGGCCGCCGAAGCCTTCGTTGTCGAACGGAACAACGTGCGATACGACTCCCGCCACTTCAAGGGACGCGTCGGCGAGTTGCGATGGGCGCTGGAACATCGCGAGGAGCACGTCTTCTACGACTACTTCATCGAAGTCGAACTGCCGCGGATCCAGGCGGCCGCACCTGATGTCGTCGGTATCAGCGTCGCGGACGAGCGGCAACTGGTGAGCGCCTGCGTGCTCGCCACCCTCGTCCGGGAGCAGGCGCCGCAGGTGCGTCTGATCATGGGTGGCAACTACTGGGCGCGAACCCTAGACGCTTACCGCGACCCAGAATTCGCCGCCCTGTTCGACCATTGGGACGCCATTGTTTACGCCGAGGGTTTCCAGCCCGTGGTCGATTTGGCCGAAGGTGCCGATACGGCCACTGTACCTGGAGTCGTATGGCGTGACCGCGACCGGGTGCGCGTCAATCCCCGAATCCCGACACCGGCCGATTACGAGGACCTTCCCACTCCGGTGTTCGACGTGGGAATCCGCCAGTGGAGCCCGGATTTCGTGCCCCCGCTCTACACGATGTCCAACTGCCCGATGCGGTGCGGATTCTGCTCCATCTCGGCCGGTAGCGACACCTTTCTTCACAAGCCCCGGATAATGTCGGAACGCCGTGTCGCCGAACACATCGCCGCGCTGGGAGTCGCCCGCGTCGACTTCGTCGACGAGTACCTGCCCATTACTCGGCAACTGAAGATCGGGCGCGAGCTGGCACGTATCGGGCACGCCGCCACCTGGCAATGCTATCTGACGGCCAGCGATCAATTGCTCAAGCCGTACGTGTGCCAAACACTTTTCGAGGCCGGCTGTCGCGCCGTGCAACTGGGGCTGGAGTCGCTTGATCCGGCAACGCTGCGGCAGGAAGCGAAGCCCTGGAATCATCCCAGGAACTACGGTCGGATCCTCAAGAACCTGAGCGATGCCGGAATCCAGGTCCACGTTTTCATCATCGTCGGAGCGCCTGGTGAACCGATCAACCGCTCCCTGCACTGGCTGTCATTCCTCGAAGAATTCGGCGACCATATTCTGACCATCAAGTCCGGCCGCTACCGGCTGACCCGGCGCGCCCCGGATGAACATGCCGCCACCAACCAACAGCTGGCCGGAATAGAGGTGCCCGGTGGGGATACCCAAACGCTGAACCTCAACCGGGACCAGTACCGGTACACCACACACGGTCTGAGCCGGAAACGAGTCGAGGCGATGCGCGATCTGCTGGAGGAAGCCTGCCGTCGCCACTGGGCCTACCAGATCACCTCGACGCTGCCATGGTGGATCAACCGCGGCCGGTACACGCTGCCGCAGCTGCGTGCCGCGGCCGACCTGCTCCGCGACCACCGCGCCAGCGAACCGTCCATCCCGGCCAGTCACCTCAAACGTGGACTGTCCAAGATCACCACTGCGGTGCACGACGAGCTGGGGCTGCGCATAGCTCCCACCTCATACGAGGACGTGCGCGACCTGGCTGCCCAACTACGCGCCCGGGACGAGACGTCAAGCGAGCCGCAACGGGTCTGA
- a CDS encoding SRPBCC family protein gives MGKVTARAERRIDASAEKVRTIVADYAESRPKIFTEHYRDYAVVEGGTGAGTTATWKLQATSKRVRDVRAVVTEPEPGTFVETDANSSMVTTWTVREANGGSIVRIETIWDGATGIGGFFERTFAPGGLKRIYLGVLDNLDALVKQS, from the coding sequence ATGGGCAAGGTAACGGCCAGGGCGGAACGCCGGATCGACGCATCCGCGGAGAAGGTGCGGACGATCGTCGCCGACTACGCGGAGAGCAGGCCGAAGATCTTCACCGAGCACTACCGAGACTACGCAGTCGTCGAAGGCGGCACCGGGGCGGGCACAACGGCGACCTGGAAGCTCCAGGCGACGTCCAAGCGGGTGCGCGACGTCAGGGCGGTCGTGACCGAGCCGGAGCCGGGCACGTTCGTCGAGACCGATGCGAACTCCAGCATGGTGACGACCTGGACGGTGCGCGAGGCCAACGGCGGCTCCATCGTGCGGATCGAGACGATTTGGGACGGCGCGACCGGAATCGGCGGGTTCTTCGAGCGGACCTTCGCCCCGGGCGGCCTCAAGCGCATCTACTTGGGGGTTCTGGACAATTTGGACGCGCTCGTCAAGCAGTCGTGA
- a CDS encoding aspartate aminotransferase family protein, producing MPSTHTELTKRHRAVLPDWLALYYDEPIDIDRGAGRHVWDAEGNRYLDFFGGILTTITAHALPEVTAAVSAQAGKILHTSTLYLNRPMIELAERIAGLSGIEDPRVFFTTSGTEANDTALLLATGYRASNQVLALRNSYHGRSFSALAVTGNRSWSPTSLSPVQTAYVHGSRRRGTPLADLADEEFTAACVSDLEDVLGQLHGNVACMIAEPIQGVGGFATPPDGLFARFKEVLDRHGILWISDEVQTGWGRTGEHFWGWQAHDANGKPDIVTFAKGVGNGLSVGGVVARAEIMNSIGAQSLSTFGGSPVTAAGALANLDYLIGHDLPGNAARVGAVLRKQLDAALGRIPAVVDVRGKGLMIGVELAHADGTAAPEIAAEVLEESRRHGLLLGKGGLEGNVLRIAPPLSLTESEAREGGRILLAALEKAGQR from the coding sequence ATGCCGAGCACGCACACCGAGCTGACCAAGCGGCACCGCGCTGTGCTGCCGGACTGGCTTGCGCTGTACTACGACGAGCCGATCGACATCGATCGCGGTGCGGGGCGGCACGTCTGGGACGCCGAGGGCAACCGTTACCTGGACTTCTTCGGCGGAATCCTGACGACGATCACCGCGCACGCGCTGCCCGAGGTGACCGCGGCGGTCAGCGCGCAGGCGGGCAAGATCCTGCACACCTCGACGCTGTACCTGAACCGCCCGATGATCGAGCTCGCCGAGCGGATCGCTGGGTTGTCCGGCATCGAGGACCCGCGGGTGTTCTTCACCACCAGCGGCACCGAGGCCAACGACACCGCGCTACTGCTGGCCACGGGATACCGCGCATCGAACCAGGTGCTGGCGCTGCGCAACAGCTACCACGGCCGGTCGTTTTCGGCGCTGGCGGTGACCGGGAACCGCAGCTGGTCGCCAACCAGCCTCTCCCCGGTGCAGACCGCTTACGTGCACGGCAGCCGCCGGCGCGGCACCCCGTTGGCCGACCTGGCCGACGAGGAGTTCACCGCCGCGTGCGTGTCGGATCTGGAGGACGTGCTCGGGCAGCTGCACGGCAACGTCGCCTGCATGATCGCCGAGCCGATCCAGGGTGTCGGCGGGTTCGCCACGCCGCCCGACGGTCTGTTCGCGCGCTTCAAGGAGGTCCTCGACCGGCACGGCATCCTGTGGATCAGCGATGAGGTGCAGACCGGTTGGGGGCGCACCGGTGAACACTTCTGGGGCTGGCAGGCCCACGACGCCAACGGGAAGCCGGACATCGTCACCTTCGCCAAGGGCGTCGGCAACGGCCTGTCGGTCGGCGGCGTCGTCGCCCGCGCCGAGATCATGAACAGCATCGGGGCGCAGTCGCTGTCCACTTTCGGCGGCAGCCCGGTCACCGCCGCCGGCGCGCTGGCCAACCTCGACTACCTCATCGGCCACGATCTACCGGGCAATGCCGCCCGCGTCGGCGCGGTGCTGCGCAAGCAACTCGACGCTGCGCTCGGCCGGATTCCGGCGGTCGTCGACGTGCGGGGCAAGGGCTTGATGATCGGTGTCGAGCTGGCACACGCGGACGGCACGGCTGCGCCGGAGATCGCCGCGGAGGTGCTCGAAGAGTCCCGGCGGCACGGTTTGCTCCTGGGCAAGGGCGGGCTGGAGGGCAACGTCCTGCGCATCGCGCCACCGCTGAGCCTCACCGAGTCCGAGGCGCGCGAAGGCGGCCGGATCCTGTTGGCAGCGCTGGAGAAAGCGGGGCAGCGATGA
- a CDS encoding TIGR03842 family LLM class F420-dependent oxidoreductase, which yields MDFGLVLQTDPPAWSVVDRMRRAERLGFSHGWTFDSCVLWQEPFVIHSQILAATERLIVGPMVTNPATRDWTVTASTFATLNDMFGPRTVCGIGRGDSAVRVTGGRPTTLATLEQAMRVIKELAEGREVQLHGTPVRLPWVRDGRLPIWMGAYGPKALELVGRLADGFVLQLADPFLTRWMVDHVRQAARDAGRDPASITVCAAAPAYLGDDIDHARAQCRWFGGMVGNHVADLVARYGDTAEAVPAALTDYIKGRQGYDYSHHGRADNPSTEFVPDEIVDRFCVLGPAEAHVAKLKELRDAGVDQFAIYAMHDALDSTVDAYGESIIPAMS from the coding sequence ATGGACTTCGGACTCGTTTTGCAAACCGATCCACCGGCCTGGTCCGTGGTGGACCGGATGCGCCGGGCAGAGCGGCTGGGTTTCAGCCACGGCTGGACCTTCGATTCGTGCGTGCTGTGGCAGGAGCCGTTCGTCATTCACAGCCAGATCCTCGCCGCCACCGAGCGGCTGATCGTCGGCCCGATGGTGACCAACCCGGCCACCCGCGACTGGACGGTCACGGCCTCGACCTTCGCCACGCTCAACGACATGTTCGGGCCGCGCACGGTGTGCGGCATCGGTCGGGGTGACTCGGCGGTGCGGGTCACCGGCGGCAGGCCGACCACGCTGGCCACGCTCGAACAGGCCATGCGCGTGATCAAGGAGCTGGCCGAGGGGCGGGAGGTGCAATTGCACGGAACCCCGGTGCGGTTGCCGTGGGTGCGCGACGGTCGGCTGCCGATCTGGATGGGGGCCTACGGGCCGAAGGCGCTGGAGCTCGTCGGTCGGCTGGCGGACGGCTTCGTGCTGCAGCTCGCCGACCCGTTCCTGACGCGTTGGATGGTCGACCACGTCCGGCAGGCGGCCCGCGATGCCGGCCGCGACCCGGCGTCGATCACGGTGTGCGCGGCGGCCCCCGCCTACCTCGGCGATGACATCGACCACGCCCGCGCGCAGTGCCGCTGGTTCGGCGGCATGGTCGGCAACCACGTCGCCGACCTAGTCGCCCGCTACGGCGACACCGCCGAAGCGGTGCCCGCCGCGCTCACCGACTACATCAAGGGACGGCAGGGCTACGACTACTCGCACCACGGCCGGGCCGACAACCCCAGCACGGAGTTCGTGCCGGACGAGATCGTGGACCGCTTCTGCGTGCTCGGCCCCGCCGAAGCGCATGTGGCCAAGCTGAAAGAACTCAGAGACGCCGGAGTCGACCAGTTCGCGATCTACGCCATGCACGACGCCCTGGATTCCACTGTGGACGCCTACGGCGAATCCATCATCCCCGCCATGTCCTGA
- a CDS encoding formylglycine-generating enzyme family protein gives MTVFEHSGCCGASRADLGPADSGESAQPAPIASGTARTATSAEFVPLPGGVFEMGTDDADGFVDDGEGPIRQVELAPFRVAVHAVTNSGFAEFVDATGYVTEAERFGWSYVFAGFLPGRVRKISPRPQQTPWWCGVEGAFWRAPEGPGSTVADRLDHPAVHISWHDALAYCQWSGTRLPTEAEWEYAARGGLARSRYPWGDELTPDGQHMCNIWQGQFPVKNTAEDGHRGTAPVDAFEPNGYGLYNVAGNVWEWCADWWTAEHDPAPAANPTGPADGSAKVMRGGSYLCHHSYCNRYRVGARTSNTPDSSSGNLGFRIVTDG, from the coding sequence GTGACAGTTTTCGAACACTCCGGTTGCTGCGGCGCAAGCCGGGCCGATCTAGGTCCGGCCGATTCCGGCGAATCCGCGCAACCCGCACCGATCGCATCCGGAACCGCACGAACGGCCACCTCGGCCGAGTTCGTGCCATTGCCCGGCGGGGTGTTCGAGATGGGCACCGACGACGCGGACGGCTTCGTCGACGACGGCGAGGGGCCGATCCGGCAGGTCGAGCTGGCACCGTTTCGGGTCGCCGTGCACGCGGTGACCAACTCCGGGTTCGCCGAGTTCGTCGATGCGACCGGATACGTCACCGAGGCGGAGCGGTTCGGTTGGTCCTACGTCTTCGCCGGGTTCTTGCCCGGCAGGGTGCGCAAGATCTCTCCCCGCCCACAGCAGACGCCGTGGTGGTGCGGGGTCGAGGGGGCGTTCTGGCGTGCCCCGGAAGGCCCCGGTTCCACCGTGGCGGACCGGTTGGATCACCCCGCGGTGCACATCTCCTGGCACGACGCGCTGGCCTACTGCCAGTGGTCCGGCACGCGGCTGCCGACCGAGGCCGAGTGGGAGTACGCCGCGCGCGGCGGGCTGGCGCGCAGCCGCTACCCATGGGGCGACGAACTCACGCCGGATGGCCAGCACATGTGCAACATCTGGCAGGGTCAGTTCCCGGTGAAGAACACCGCCGAGGACGGCCATCGCGGCACGGCGCCGGTTGACGCCTTCGAACCCAACGGTTATGGGCTCTACAACGTCGCCGGGAACGTCTGGGAATGGTGCGCCGACTGGTGGACAGCCGAGCACGATCCGGCCCCGGCCGCCAACCCGACCGGCCCCGCCGACGGCAGTGCGAAAGTGATGCGCGGCGGCTCGTACCTGTGCCACCACTCCTACTGCAACCGGTACCGCGTCGGCGCCCGCACCAGCAACACTCCCGACAGCTCCAGCGGCAACCTCGGCTTCCGCATCGTCACCGACGGCTGA
- the hydA gene encoding dihydropyrimidinase, whose translation MSRTIIRGGLVITATEEIRADVLIDGEHVAAIAAPAAAEQWLATTDTVIDATGHYVIPGGVDGHTHMQMPFGGTFASDTFETGTRAAAWGGTTTIVDFAIQPVGGSPREGLDAWHAKADGQCAIDYGFHMILSDVGDEALKEMDALIGEGITSFKMFMAYPGVFYSDDGQILRAMQQAADNGALTMMHAENGIAIDVLVQQALAAGRTDPKFHGQVRHPLLEAEATHRAIQLARVAGAPLYVVHVSAAEAVAEITQARDNGLNVFAETCPQYLFLTIDDLARPEFEGSKYVCSTPLRQVEHQANLWQALRTNDLSVVSTDHCPFCFKDQKELGRGDFSKIPNGIPGVENRIDLLHQAVVEGRISRRRWIELACTTPARMFGLHPRKGTIAPGGDADIVIYDPRAEHVLSAETHHMNVDYNAYEGKRLTGQARTVLSRGEVVVDAGSYTGRAGHGRFLPRDTCQYLI comes from the coding sequence ATGAGCCGCACGATCATCCGTGGTGGTCTGGTGATCACCGCGACCGAAGAAATCCGCGCGGACGTGCTCATCGACGGCGAGCACGTCGCCGCGATCGCCGCGCCCGCGGCCGCCGAGCAGTGGCTTGCCACCACGGACACCGTGATCGACGCGACCGGGCACTACGTCATCCCGGGCGGTGTCGACGGGCACACGCATATGCAGATGCCCTTCGGCGGGACTTTCGCCTCGGACACCTTCGAGACCGGGACCCGGGCCGCCGCGTGGGGCGGCACCACCACGATCGTCGACTTCGCGATCCAGCCGGTCGGCGGCTCCCCGCGCGAAGGGCTGGACGCCTGGCACGCCAAGGCCGACGGGCAGTGCGCGATCGACTACGGCTTCCACATGATCCTCTCCGACGTCGGCGACGAGGCGTTGAAGGAGATGGACGCGCTGATCGGCGAGGGCATCACCAGCTTCAAGATGTTCATGGCCTACCCAGGCGTGTTCTACAGCGACGACGGGCAGATCCTGCGTGCCATGCAGCAGGCGGCCGACAACGGCGCGCTGACGATGATGCACGCCGAGAACGGCATCGCCATCGACGTGCTGGTGCAGCAGGCGTTGGCCGCCGGGCGTACCGACCCGAAATTCCACGGGCAGGTCCGGCATCCGCTGCTGGAGGCCGAGGCGACGCACCGGGCGATCCAGCTGGCCAGGGTGGCCGGTGCGCCGCTTTACGTCGTGCATGTCTCGGCCGCCGAGGCCGTCGCCGAGATCACCCAGGCCCGCGACAACGGGCTCAACGTCTTCGCCGAAACCTGCCCGCAGTACCTGTTCCTCACGATCGACGACCTGGCCCGGCCGGAATTCGAGGGCTCGAAGTACGTCTGTTCGACGCCGCTGCGGCAGGTCGAGCACCAGGCGAACCTCTGGCAGGCGTTGCGCACCAACGACCTGTCGGTGGTCTCAACCGACCACTGCCCGTTCTGCTTCAAGGATCAGAAGGAACTCGGACGCGGCGATTTCTCGAAGATCCCCAACGGCATCCCAGGCGTGGAGAACCGGATCGACCTGCTGCACCAGGCGGTGGTTGAGGGACGCATCAGCCGCCGTCGGTGGATCGAGCTGGCCTGCACCACTCCGGCCCGCATGTTCGGCCTGCACCCGCGCAAGGGCACCATCGCGCCCGGTGGCGACGCCGACATCGTGATCTACGACCCGCGCGCCGAGCACGTGCTCTCGGCCGAGACGCACCACATGAACGTCGACTACAACGCCTACGAGGGCAAGCGGCTCACCGGCCAGGCCCGCACCGTGCTGTCCCGCGGCGAGGTAGTCGTCGACGCCGGAAGCTACACCGGCCGCGCCGGGCACGGCCGGTTCCTGCCACGCGACACCTGCCAATACCTGATCTGA
- a CDS encoding DUF5313 family protein, whose protein sequence is MATNRPNPAQWVWYAFGGKLPDRCAEWVLHDVTCPTWVLRHLARALTQLAPFCALVLLPGPLWIRVSSILLGLFVGVFYSVCYMGETAEHRAIKHGFPPGVARDTRELRRDVQRAAKHGVGYRPWWE, encoded by the coding sequence ATGGCGACCAACCGACCCAATCCGGCGCAATGGGTCTGGTACGCCTTCGGGGGCAAGCTGCCGGACCGGTGCGCGGAGTGGGTCCTGCACGACGTCACCTGCCCCACCTGGGTGCTGCGCCACCTGGCCCGCGCGCTGACCCAGTTGGCGCCGTTCTGTGCACTCGTGCTGTTGCCCGGGCCGCTGTGGATCCGGGTGTCCTCGATCCTGCTGGGCCTGTTCGTCGGGGTGTTCTACTCGGTCTGCTACATGGGCGAGACCGCCGAGCACCGCGCCATCAAGCACGGCTTCCCGCCCGGTGTCGCGCGAGACACGCGAGAACTGCGCCGCGACGTCCAGCGCGCCGCCAAGCACGGCGTCGGCTATCGGCCGTGGTGGGAGTAG
- a CDS encoding NAD(P)/FAD-dependent oxidoreductase: MSQVDVSLADAEVSVYWLDRADRPPPREPLSGADRADLVVVGGGFTGLWAALLAKQQRPDHDVLLLEANRLGYGGSGRNGGFVSESLTHGLAHGALSWPREIDQLVRLGRENLRAIEKFVLAEGIEADFRLCGRTSVATEPHEVGELSDEAALYRGHGMAARFLGAGGVRSDLNSPTYRAGLRLPDAGGLVDPARLTWGLAATAQRLGVRIHEGSPVRGLHRGSGVLLKTPQGTVRADGVVLGTNAFPAPLRSIRRRVLPIWDYVLVTEPLSAQQWRSLGWRDRQGITDGANRFHYYRPTPDGRILWGGYDAVYYFGGRTDPALARNDAAHHGLARNFFRTFPQLEGLRFAYRWGGPIDSTTRFTPVFGCDRAIAYAVGYTGLGVAASRFGAQTALDLLWGEDTERTRLRMVRDKPMPFPPEPLRWPLVQFTRRALAHADANQGRRGRWLCYLDGRGIGLGS, encoded by the coding sequence ATGAGCCAGGTCGACGTGTCGCTGGCCGATGCCGAAGTCTCCGTGTACTGGTTGGATCGTGCCGACCGACCGCCGCCACGAGAACCGCTGTCCGGTGCCGACCGCGCGGATCTCGTGGTGGTCGGTGGCGGTTTCACCGGGCTGTGGGCGGCGCTCCTGGCCAAGCAGCAGCGCCCGGACCACGACGTGCTGCTGCTCGAAGCGAACCGGTTGGGGTACGGCGGCAGCGGGCGCAACGGCGGTTTCGTGTCGGAATCCCTGACGCACGGCCTCGCCCACGGCGCGTTGTCGTGGCCGCGGGAGATCGACCAGTTGGTGCGGTTGGGGCGGGAGAACCTGCGGGCGATCGAGAAGTTCGTGCTCGCGGAGGGCATCGAGGCGGACTTCCGGTTGTGCGGCAGGACCAGCGTCGCCACCGAGCCGCACGAGGTCGGCGAGCTCAGCGACGAAGCCGCGCTGTATCGCGGACACGGGATGGCGGCGCGCTTCCTGGGCGCAGGCGGCGTTCGGTCGGACCTGAATTCGCCGACGTACCGGGCGGGCTTGCGGCTACCGGACGCGGGGGGCCTCGTCGACCCGGCGCGGCTTACCTGGGGACTCGCCGCGACGGCGCAGCGCCTCGGCGTGCGCATCCACGAGGGCAGTCCGGTACGCGGGCTGCACCGCGGTTCCGGGGTGCTGCTCAAGACACCACAAGGGACGGTGCGGGCCGACGGGGTGGTGCTGGGGACCAACGCGTTCCCGGCGCCGCTGCGCTCGATTCGGCGACGTGTGCTGCCGATCTGGGACTACGTCCTGGTCACCGAGCCGCTGTCGGCGCAGCAGTGGCGCTCGCTGGGGTGGCGGGACCGGCAGGGCATCACCGACGGCGCCAACCGCTTCCACTACTACCGGCCGACACCGGACGGCCGAATCCTGTGGGGTGGCTACGACGCGGTGTACTACTTTGGCGGGCGCACCGATCCGGCACTGGCCCGCAATGACGCCGCGCACCACGGACTGGCGCGAAACTTCTTCCGCACGTTTCCCCAGTTGGAGGGGCTGCGCTTCGCCTATCGCTGGGGTGGTCCGATCGACTCCACGACCCGGTTCACGCCGGTGTTCGGTTGCGACCGGGCGATCGCCTACGCGGTCGGCTACACGGGGCTCGGCGTGGCGGCATCCCGCTTCGGCGCCCAGACCGCGCTGGACCTGTTGTGGGGCGAGGACACCGAACGAACCCGGCTGCGCATGGTGCGGGACAAGCCGATGCCGTTCCCGCCGGAACCCCTGCGCTGGCCGCTGGTGCAGTTCACCCGCCGAGCCCTCGCGCACGCCGATGCGAACCAGGGCCGCCGGGGCCGTTGGCTTTGCTACCTCGACGGTCGCGGAATCGGCCTCGGCAGCTGA